Proteins from a genomic interval of Thamnophis elegans isolate rThaEle1 chromosome 2, rThaEle1.pri, whole genome shotgun sequence:
- the LOC116504209 gene encoding urotensin-2 receptor-like — protein sequence MDGTISSTITVATDTETGSPLRSNPNISSNNTWGEAFSASSLEDMVATCTIGTILSLMCIIGVTGNVYTLVVMCHYMRSSASMYIYIINLALADLLYLLTIPFIVGTYFIQEWYFGDTGCRILFSLDFLTMHASIFTLMVMSTERYFAVLKPLDTVKRSKSYRKAIALIIWVASLLLTLPMLIMIQLVQGEKNICLPTWSKLSYKIYITILFCTSIVGPGVIIGYLYVRLARTYWVSQTTSLKETKRLPNQKVLYLIFTIVLVFWACFLPFWIWQLLFQYYEPLPMSPKAIRNVNYLTTCLTYSNSCINPFLYTLLTKNYKEYLRNRQRSFHSSRNYFQRRNRFQRISGRSLSTTSQHCTETFMLPPIPGGSNSP from the coding sequence ATGGATGGCACTATCTCCTCCACCATTACAGTGGCCACAGACACAGAAACTGGCAGCCCGCTCAGAAGCAACcctaatatttcttccaacaacacatGGGGTGAGGCCTTCTCTGCCAGCTCTTTGGAGGACATGGTAGCCACCTGCACCATCGGGACCATCCTGTCTCTTATGTGCATAATTGGAGTGACCGGCAATGTCTACACCTTGGTTGTGATGTGCCACTACATGAGGTCCTCTGCCTCCATGTACATCTACATCATTAACTTGGCCCTAGCAGACCTGCTCTACCTTCTGACTATCCCTTTCATAGTGGGGACTTATTTCATTCAGGAATGGTACTTTGGCGATACAGGTTGCCGGATCCTTTTCAGCTTGGATTTCCTCACCATGCACGCTAGCATTTTCACCTTGATGGTGATGAGCACAGAGAGATACTTTGCAGTGCTGAAGCCTTTGGACACTGTGAAGAGGTCAAAGAGTTATCGGAAAGCAATTGCCCTCATTATCTGGGTAGCATCTCTGCTTCTCACCCTGCCAATGCTGATCATGATCCAGCTGGTGCAAGGAGAAAAGAATATCTGCCTCCCCACCTGGAGCAAATTGTCTTACAAAATCTACATCACCATCCTCTTCTGCACCAGCATAGTTGGCCCTGGTGTCATCATCGGGTATCTCTACGTTAGACTAGCAAGAACCTACTGGGTGTCCCAGACCACTTCTTTGAAAGAGACCAAGCGGCTGCCCAACCAAAAAGTCCTCTACTTAATCTTCACTATTGTGCTGGTCTTCTGGGCCTGCTTCTTGCCGTTCTGGAtctggcagctgctcttccagtacTATGAGCCTCTTCCCATGTCTCCTAAAGCCATTAGGAATGTCAACTACCTGACCACCTGCCTGACCTACAGCAACAGTTGTATCAACCCTTTCCTCTACACCTTGCTGACCAAGAACTACAAAGAATATTTGAGGAACAGGCAGCGTTCTTTTCACAGCAGCCGCAACTACTTCCAGAGAAGGAACCGATTTCAAAGGATTTCCGGGAGATCTTTGTCAACAACCAGCCAGCATTGTACAGAGACTTTTATGCTTCCACCCATTCCAGGGGGAAGTAATAGCCCATGA